One Salvelinus sp. IW2-2015 linkage group LG4q.2, ASM291031v2, whole genome shotgun sequence DNA window includes the following coding sequences:
- the cgref1 gene encoding cell growth regulator with EF hand domain protein 1, whose protein sequence is MRSFLYSSNRPTGASLESGADMLVTGVLSLLLLAHQCVSAPQVPEDQRVQSAGALPPFTLANPFGSGEEDRRLLQSYIKANLKEGHGGPDNTWEQEVFFLFSLHDYDRSGHMDGLEMMKLLSEYNSHNAPGEQSAEVVAMVDFLLQTQDLNQDGLIAPPELLSPPKLQQPDSNSQGAPEQEGGVDVKEGVNVEEPKQETEQEEEKEAEEQLKEEESRPGDQGQ, encoded by the exons ATGCGTTCGTTTCTCTACTCATCAAACAGGCCAACAG GTGCGTCGTTAGAGTCTGGCGCTGAcatgctggtgacaggtgtgctatCCCTGCTCCTGCTCGCGCACCAGTGTGTGTCCGCGCCACAGGTGCCCGAGGACCAAAG AGTACAGTCAGCAGGAGCCCTTCCCCCTTTCACACTGGCCAATCCCTTCGGTTCTGGAGAGGAGGACCGCAG GCTGCTGCAGAGCTACATCAAGGCCAACCTAAAGGAGGGACATGGAGGGCCGGATAACACCTGGGAacaag AGGTGTTCTTCCTGTTCAGTCTCCATGACTACGACCGTAGCGGTCACATGGACGGCCTGGAGATGATGAAGCTGCTCTCTGAATACAACTCCCACAATGCACCTGGAGAACAGtcagctgag gtgGTGGCCATGGTAGACTTTCTCCTGCAGACTCAGGATCTAAACCAGGACGGTCTAATAGCTCCCCCTgagcttctctctcctcccaaacTACAACAGCCAGACTCTAACTCCCAGGGTGCACCTGAACAGGAAGGGGGTGTAGATGTCAAAGAGGGAGTCAATGTTGAGGAACCAAAACAAGAGACAGAGCAGGAAGAGGAAAAGGAAGCAGAGGAACAGCTCAAGGAGGAAGAGTCAAGGCCAGGAGATCAGGGACAGTAA